GCGAGATAAATAGTAATAGTCTTTTGGGAAATCAATAAAAGCTGGAGTTTCTGCTCTCCCTTCATTAACAGCATTTTGATATTCCTGGCACATGAATTCTTTTTCTGATTCAATCTGTTTTAATAACCTTTTGGCTTCAACGAAATTATTAGCCGTATCAGCTTTACTGTAAGCATCAATTAGCGAGTAAGTGATTGCAAAGCAAACTTTCATCGAAACTTCGACAAATCTCTCATTCAATTCATTGTAAAGTTCTTTATCTTCAATAAATAGAGAACATGCATTGAGTTCTTGAAGAGCTTTTGCCACGCTTTGATGCACAAGTCTAGCTCTTTCAAGTTGGCTGCCGTCTAAAAAACTCTCAATATCTTTCAAATTTTTAAGTAACCCTGTGATAATAGATTTCATTTTAAACTCATTTATGAACAGAAAGTTCAATACTATACAATAGGTGCGCAAAAATTATAACCTTTGGTTTAAAAATTGTTTCCAAAGAGGCTTATAGTTTATCTATGTTATGCTAGATCAAATAATTACGTGAAGGGATCTCATTATGCCCATGAATTTAGAGGCACAAATTAACCAGTTTTTATCATCAAAAGCCTTTGGTGTAGTTGGTGCCTCAGGCCGACGTCATAAATTTGGTAATAAAGTGCTGCGTTGTTATTTGCAGCATGGCAAAACAGCCTACCCAATTAATCCTAGGGAATCCATTGTTGAGGGTATAGCTTCTGTCGAGACAGTCACCCAACTACCCTCCGATGTAGAAAGTATCTCTATCATTACACCTGCTGCTGTTACTGAAAGGGTTGTTGAGGAAGCAATTAAAAAG
The nucleotide sequence above comes from Legionella hackeliae. Encoded proteins:
- a CDS encoding CoA-binding protein produces the protein MPMNLEAQINQFLSSKAFGVVGASGRRHKFGNKVLRCYLQHGKTAYPINPRESIVEGIASVETVTQLPSDVESISIITPAAVTERVVEEAIKKGIKNIWMQPGAESEKAIHDCNKNGINVIAKGPCLLVELGFIDE